One Bacteroidota bacterium genomic window carries:
- a CDS encoding GNAT family N-acetyltransferase, which yields MKIQQAVLQDLVEILYLVKVCVSDMNEKGQKHWNNAYPGSNYLLSCIENNTLFLCRENEVAKGMIILSQDEPEEYKHIDWQGKNNKVLFIRFLAVHPLWQGKGIAKKLVAFAEEHAKKNAFSSMRMDIYSGIEGAFNLCSTMGFNQTGQFHSKFQQNPYLAFEKSL from the coding sequence ATGAAAATTCAACAGGCAGTTTTGCAGGATCTAGTTGAAATACTATACCTGGTAAAGGTGTGCGTTAGCGACATGAATGAAAAGGGACAAAAGCATTGGAACAATGCCTACCCCGGATCCAACTACCTTCTGAGCTGCATCGAAAATAACACACTCTTTTTATGTCGGGAAAATGAAGTGGCGAAGGGAATGATTATTCTCAGCCAGGATGAGCCCGAAGAATACAAGCATATCGATTGGCAAGGCAAAAACAATAAAGTATTGTTTATACGATTTCTGGCCGTACATCCCCTTTGGCAAGGCAAAGGCATTGCCAAAAAACTGGTAGCCTTTGCAGAAGAACATGCCAAGAAAAATGCATTCAGCTCCATGAGAATGGACATATACAGCGGCATAGAAGGAGCTTTTAATCTATGCTCCACCATGGGGTTTAACCAAACCGGCCAGTTTCATTCAAAATTTCAACAGAATCCCTATCTGGCTTTTGAGAAAAGCCTTTAA
- a CDS encoding IS701 family transposase — translation MRNIERISEDLGANYHQMQHFITESNWDHRVLINQVAQEVSQVLPKRKLTGLIIDESGWVKKGDHSVGVGHQYCGNVGKLSNSQVAVFACLSNGDFASMVDARLYLPKAWCDDKTRCEKAGVPVKHRTFKTKLELALEIIRQQVTNGIIFDFIGGDGYYGNDVDFASSIDLLGYLYMLDIHKDQKIYLERPDLAIPERKSNKGREPKKLKATTDELSVSKYLQTLNDENWQRISVRNTAKGVLVADYHFIKLWIINNSKMQVEQRLLVIRKTKTKEGKDEIKYSFTNANLEQYTKKAIAYMQAQRYFVEHCIKESKQILGLDQFQTRKWLAWQHQVALNFLVSSFILKEKLHCFDDLPLLSARDIKEFITFKLYKQMTEEQMIDRIYDRHLKRQRDINYSYSKL, via the coding sequence ATGCGCAATATTGAAAGAATAAGCGAAGATTTGGGAGCTAACTACCATCAAATGCAGCACTTTATAACTGAGTCTAACTGGGATCATCGAGTTTTGATAAATCAAGTAGCCCAGGAAGTAAGCCAGGTTTTACCCAAAAGAAAACTTACAGGATTGATTATTGATGAAAGTGGTTGGGTAAAAAAAGGCGACCATAGCGTAGGCGTTGGACATCAATATTGTGGGAATGTAGGGAAACTATCAAATAGTCAGGTTGCGGTATTTGCTTGTTTAAGTAATGGGGATTTTGCATCAATGGTTGATGCCCGACTATACCTTCCCAAGGCTTGGTGTGACGACAAGACAAGATGCGAAAAAGCAGGCGTTCCTGTAAAGCACCGAACATTTAAAACTAAGCTCGAACTGGCATTAGAAATTATTCGCCAGCAAGTAACCAATGGCATCATCTTCGATTTTATTGGAGGCGATGGTTATTATGGTAACGATGTGGATTTTGCCAGCAGCATAGATTTGCTTGGTTATCTGTACATGCTGGATATCCATAAAGACCAAAAAATATATTTGGAACGTCCTGACTTGGCTATTCCCGAGCGAAAAAGCAATAAGGGTCGTGAACCCAAGAAATTAAAAGCAACTACAGACGAATTAAGTGTATCAAAATATTTACAGACTTTAAATGACGAAAATTGGCAGCGTATTAGTGTTCGTAATACAGCCAAAGGAGTTCTTGTAGCTGACTATCATTTTATAAAGCTTTGGATAATCAATAACAGTAAAATGCAAGTAGAGCAAAGGTTACTGGTTATCCGTAAAACGAAAACCAAAGAAGGCAAGGACGAAATAAAATATTCTTTTACCAATGCTAATCTTGAACAATACACTAAGAAAGCTATAGCCTATATGCAAGCACAACGGTACTTTGTAGAACATTGCATAAAAGAATCAAAACAGATACTCGGGCTAGACCAGTTTCAGACACGAAAATGGCTTGCATGGCAACACCAGGTTGCATTAAACTTTTTGGTCTCGTCATTTATTTTAAAAGAAAAATTGCATTGCTTTGATGATTTACCTTTACTATCGGCTCGTGATATTAAAGAATTTATCACTTTTAAACTTTATAAACAGATGACCGAAGAACAAATGATTGATAGAATTTATGACCGGCATTTAAAACGACAGCGTGATATAAATTACTCATATTCAAAATTGTAA
- a CDS encoding rhodanese-related sulfurtransferase — translation MLLHNRVNRQELIERLAKEPFRRVTLSFYRYVYFENPQEIRDKLYQRWVKLNCFGRIYLAHEGINAQMSLPEHHLQEFLKDLDTQTGLAEMPIKYAVEDDGKSFFKLTIKIRPKIVADGLPDYTYDVTNVGKHLSPMEFHDFAGQEGVLIVDMRNHYESEVGRFEGAFCPDADTFREAILKVEEELIDKKDQKLLLYCTGGIRCEKASAYLRHQGFSDVNQLHGGIIAYAHAIKQEDKPSKFVGKNFVFDQRLGEKIDENVIAHCHQCGDLCDSHTNCAHNDCHLLFIQCPSCATRYNGCCSKECMQALTLTPEEKASHRKTNTEKYAANKIFHSRLRPRLSIEVQACEYQPEQ, via the coding sequence ATGCTGTTGCACAACCGGGTAAACCGACAAGAACTGATTGAAAGGCTGGCCAAAGAGCCTTTTCGCAGAGTGACACTCTCGTTTTACCGATATGTATACTTCGAAAATCCACAGGAAATACGCGATAAGCTTTACCAGCGTTGGGTTAAACTTAACTGCTTTGGGCGGATCTACCTGGCTCACGAAGGCATTAATGCCCAAATGAGTTTGCCGGAGCATCATTTGCAGGAATTTCTGAAGGATCTTGATACCCAAACCGGATTAGCGGAGATGCCCATCAAGTATGCGGTCGAAGACGATGGAAAATCTTTCTTTAAACTCACCATCAAAATAAGGCCTAAAATTGTGGCTGATGGATTGCCCGATTATACTTACGATGTAACCAATGTTGGAAAGCATTTGAGTCCGATGGAGTTTCATGACTTTGCCGGGCAGGAAGGTGTGTTGATCGTAGACATGCGAAACCATTACGAGAGCGAGGTGGGGCGATTCGAAGGGGCCTTCTGTCCCGATGCCGATACTTTTCGCGAAGCTATTCTGAAGGTGGAGGAGGAATTGATAGACAAAAAAGACCAGAAGCTTCTTCTTTATTGCACAGGCGGAATCCGTTGCGAAAAGGCAAGCGCCTACCTCAGGCATCAAGGATTTTCCGATGTGAACCAATTGCATGGAGGTATTATTGCCTATGCCCATGCTATCAAACAGGAGGATAAACCTTCGAAGTTTGTCGGAAAAAATTTCGTGTTCGATCAGCGCCTGGGTGAAAAAATCGATGAAAATGTAATTGCCCACTGCCATCAGTGCGGCGATTTGTGCGATAGCCATACCAACTGTGCACATAACGATTGCCATTTGCTTTTTATTCAATGTCCTTCCTGTGCTACCCGCTACAATGGCTGTTGCAGCAAAGAGTGCATGCAGGCTTTGACACTTACGCCCGAAGAAAAGGCTTCTCACCGAAAGACCAATACAGAAAAGTATGCGGCAAACAAAATTTTTCATTCCCGCTTGCGACCCCGGTTATCGATAGAGGTTCAAGCATGCGAATATCAACCAGAACAATGA
- a CDS encoding peptidase inhibitor family I36 protein encodes MKKINRIFITPLLISMTLLSCEKNSEKIEELWLKETYVYNNEIINLEYQEIGDSIIYKDNSVNKLIESILDTPASAILMVEGDNKIYVFDNSDKMMAYSLANYSNEQFKDFKSTQTGGAVFKVYEHSNYTGAYLNYSASIVLVPSLGSWNDKISSLKGYVAGGQIAFYEDSNYGGKSFSYMSATISSVANFAESNLSSKEMSGSLWWKKYWNDKISSFRTF; translated from the coding sequence ATGAAAAAAATTAATCGCATTTTTATTACACCCTTATTAATCTCAATGACTTTATTAAGTTGTGAGAAAAATTCTGAAAAAATAGAAGAATTATGGTTAAAAGAAACATATGTATACAATAATGAAATAATAAATTTAGAATATCAAGAAATTGGCGATTCAATAATTTATAAAGATAATTCAGTTAATAAATTAATTGAATCTATATTAGACACCCCTGCTTCAGCAATCTTAATGGTTGAAGGAGACAATAAAATATATGTTTTTGACAATTCAGATAAAATGATGGCTTATAGTCTAGCTAACTATTCAAACGAGCAGTTTAAGGATTTTAAATCAACACAAACAGGCGGTGCAGTTTTTAAAGTTTATGAACATTCCAATTATACGGGCGCATATTTAAATTATAGTGCTTCCATTGTCCTTGTTCCCAGTCTAGGTAGTTGGAACGATAAAATCAGTTCCCTTAAAGGTTATGTGGCAGGTGGCCAAATAGCTTTTTATGAGGACAGTAATTATGGAGGAAAATCTTTTTCCTATATGTCCGCTACAATAAGTAGTGTAGCAAATTTTGCAGAATCAAATTTAAGCAGCAAGGAAATGTCAGGTTCATTATGGTGGAAGAAATACTGGAATGATAAAATTAGTTCATTTCGCACATTTTAA
- a CDS encoding tRNA-dihydrouridine synthase, translating into MSNFWNESKEPFFILAPMEDVTDTVFRQIILSVSDPKILRVVFTEFTSTDGLSDLRGFEKTSERLRVNSSEIDMLNRRGSKLVAQIWGNDPEKFYRSAALISQQGQFDGIDINMGCPVKKVVVKGTCSALIKNPALAAEIIAATKEGTNLPVSVKTRIGFNSVVTEEWIGHLLEQELAAIAVHGRTQKMQSEGFADWNEIGKAVSLRDSMHKTTAIIGNGDVESYQQGINLANAHKLDGVMVGRGVFKNPWMFNKNLAVPEPSERIELLREHLQLYAATWGNVKNFNILKRFFKIYLSNFRGAAELRDKLMHTNNAGEVEQALLQTEVLA; encoded by the coding sequence ATGAGTAACTTCTGGAACGAGAGCAAAGAGCCTTTTTTTATTCTGGCTCCCATGGAAGATGTTACCGATACGGTGTTTCGGCAGATAATTCTTTCCGTTTCCGACCCTAAAATACTTCGGGTGGTTTTTACTGAGTTTACTTCCACCGATGGCCTTAGCGACCTGCGGGGATTTGAAAAAACTTCTGAGCGTTTGCGCGTAAATTCATCGGAAATTGACATGCTGAATCGACGAGGCAGCAAACTGGTGGCACAAATCTGGGGAAACGATCCCGAGAAATTTTACCGGTCGGCAGCGCTCATAAGTCAGCAAGGCCAATTCGATGGTATTGACATTAATATGGGGTGCCCGGTAAAAAAAGTTGTTGTAAAAGGCACTTGTTCGGCTCTTATTAAAAACCCGGCATTGGCAGCAGAAATAATCGCTGCTACCAAAGAAGGAACAAATCTTCCCGTTTCGGTAAAGACGCGCATTGGTTTTAATAGTGTTGTAACAGAAGAATGGATTGGGCACTTGCTTGAACAGGAATTGGCAGCCATAGCAGTGCATGGCCGCACACAAAAAATGCAGTCGGAGGGTTTTGCCGACTGGAATGAAATAGGAAAAGCAGTATCGCTTCGCGATTCAATGCATAAGACCACAGCCATTATTGGCAATGGCGATGTGGAAAGCTATCAGCAAGGAATTAATCTGGCAAATGCTCACAAACTGGATGGCGTAATGGTCGGAAGAGGGGTATTTAAAAATCCCTGGATGTTTAATAAAAATCTGGCAGTTCCTGAACCATCTGAGCGAATTGAACTACTGAGGGAACACTTGCAACTTTACGCAGCCACCTGGGGAAATGTCAAGAATTTTAATATTCTGAAGCGGTTTTTTAAAATATACCTGAGTAATTTCAGAGGAGCTGCTGAACTACGCGATAAATTGATGCACACCAACAATGCTGGTGAGGTGGAACAGGCATTGCTTCAGACCGAAGTGTTAGCCTGA